The DNA region CGAGTGGCCAAGGGCGATCTGCTTCTCGCTCGCCAGCGCGCTCCAGCCGTACGTGTCCAGCGCAAACATCGCGACGCCGTCACCGTTTGCGTCCTCCGCCAGCGCAAAGCGCTGGCCCGGAACTTCGAACTTCGCGCGTTCCTGCGGCGTGTTTCGCAGCGCGGTGCGGACGATCGAGCCGTGCGGCGAGCCGTACGTTACGGTCTCTGTCTCGAGCGCGAAGCGGTTCTCTAGTCGGAGCAGCGTGCGCCGCTCGCGCCAGTCAAGCGCGAGAATCACGCGCAGATACGGCTCGTTCGGGCGCAGTTCAACGCGCATGGTGGCCGGCGACATTCCGATCTCGTAGTCTATGGACAGCCCACCGCCTTCGACGCGCACGCCGCCGGCGCGATGGATGCGCATCGTGGTTTGATAGCCGTCATCGATGTTCCAGGCTTCCCATTGGCGCGGCCGGTCGACGTACGTCGCGAGCACGTTAGCTTCAACGCAGACGTTTCGGCGGCCGGCGAGTTTGAGTTCGGTGACGGCGCCGTCCTTTCGCACGCGCGCCTGCAGCAAGCCGTTGTCGAAAAGATAGTCGCCGCAGCTTTCCACCGGCTCGCACGGTTCCGCCGGCCACGTGCTTGGCGCGCGCGGCAAGATCGACTCGGCGGAGCCGATGACGCCCGCCACAAGTTCTTGCGCCTGAATGTACTCGCCGGCAACGTCCGCATAGACCGGCGCGATCGATGTGCCGGGCAAGACGTCGTGAAACTGATTGCGCAGTACGATCTCCCACGCCGCGTGCAAACGTTGCCCGAATTGCTGCGTCGCGGCCGCGGGCGCATGTACCGCGTCGCACCAGACCACCAGCTCTTCGGCTTCGGAGATCGCACGCTCCAAGAGTGCGTTCTGGAATTTTACGTCGTGATGCGTCGTGTAGACGCCGCGATGGTATTCGAGGTAGAGTTCATCTTCATGCGCTGGAAGATCGCTGCGCTTCGCTTCCAGCTCGGCGAACCAATCGCGTGGGCGAATCCATCGGCCGAACTCCGGTACCTGTTGCAACATCTTCGCAGTGACGCCGCCCCCGCCGTCGCCGTAACCGACGATCAGCGGTTCGTGCCGTTCGCGGGCCGTGCCGATGCGCCATGGATACGGCCCGCCGTCATACGACTGGATCAGCGCGCCGATCACCGCACTGCCGTCGGGTCCTTTCCATAGGAACTGCGGATACGGAAAACGCGTCGTG from Candidatus Rubrimentiphilum sp. includes:
- a CDS encoding glycoside hydrolase family 38 C-terminal domain-containing protein, encoding MDGVAAGAYDREHHDVLLPPSDRARELTLEVELEALPTNGLPSGPGLIWWFLNASSHQRPQRFVDCHPEVSKDPEVTRGAEDALPVIGHSHLDVAWLWTYEATRRKAERTFAIACDLLDRDPAFVFTQSQPQLYRFVEESDPGLFARVRTEVGTGRFDPDIAALWVESDCNLPSGESLLRQMLFANEYCKERFATTPSIAWLPDTFGFANTLPQLLAHAGIPYFATTKLQWNDTTRFPYPQFLWKGPDGSAVIGALIQSYDGGPYPWRIGTARERHEPLIVGYGDGGGGVTAKMLQQVPEFGRWIRPRDWFAELEAKRSDLPAHEDELYLEYHRGVYTTHHDVKFQNALLERAISEAEELVVWCDAVHAPAAATQQFGQRLHAAWEIVLRNQFHDVLPGTSIAPVYADVAGEYIQAQELVAGVIGSAESILPRAPSTWPAEPCEPVESCGDYLFDNGLLQARVRKDGAVTELKLAGRRNVCVEANVLATYVDRPRQWEAWNIDDGYQTTMRIHRAGGVRVEGGGLSIDYEIGMSPATMRVELRPNEPYLRVILALDWRERRTLLRLENRFALETETVTYGSPHGSIVRTALRNTPQERAKFEVPGQRFALAEDANGDGVAMFALDTYGWSALASEKQIALGHSLLRGTTWPDPGADLGEHFISYAFAPVADATIGRLERTWSQFAHEQRVRLFTCEDESVLVVACKPAEDGDGAVVRVRECDGSARTVRLRCGARMTAVHSVDGLERAIGMPVAIDGEHLAFDLTPYQLRSFRVKFRNA